The stretch of DNA GGCAACCAGGTCAGCTGAGCGACGAACACCGCACCAGCGGCGGCTGGGGCGGCCGCTACGATCAGAGCGCTAGTCCACGGCGTCGCGCAGCGCCTGCAGGACCTCGGGTTGGTCGGTGCCGAGGATGAGCGTGTCGACGTGCGACGCCTTCCAGGCGTCAAGGCGGTCGATGATGCGGTCGACCGGACCGACGAGGCAGACGTCGTCGATCAACCCGTCGGGTACGGCGGCGACGGCCTCGTCGCGGTGTCCGTCCAGGTAGGCGTCCTGGATCGCGTTCGCCTCCTGCTCGTAGCCGTAGCGGACCGCGAGGTCCTTGTAGAAGTTGCGGTCACGCGACCCCATGCCGCCCACATAGAGCGCCAGTTGGGGGCGCAGGCGGTCGCGGCACGCGGCCACGTCGTCGCCGGCGGCCACCGACACGGTGACGGCGATGTCGCAGTCACCCGACTGACGGTCACCCGCCGCGTAGCCTTCGCGCAGGTGCTCGTCGAACGCGTCCCCGTACTCGGGCGCGTAGAAGATCGGCATCCATCCGTCGGCGATCTCGGCGGTCAGCGCCACGTTGCGCGGACCGATCGCGGCGAGGTAGATGGGGATGCGGCCACGCACCGGATGCATGATCGACTTCAACGGCTTGCCGAGCCCGGTCGCGTCGTCGCCCGTGTAGGG from Euzebyales bacterium encodes:
- a CDS encoding LLM class F420-dependent oxidoreductase, whose translation is MKLGINLGYSGARMGEILPLVRHADRIGIDSVWAAEAYGSDAVTVLAYLAGQTDRIVLGSAILQMPARTPANTAMTAMTLDALSGGRLILGLGVSGPQVVEGWHGVPYGSPLTRTREYVEIVRRAVAREEPLTFDGDIYQIPYTGDDATGLGKPLKSIMHPVRGRIPIYLAAIGPRNVALTAEIADGWMPIFYAPEYGDAFDEHLREGYAAGDRQSGDCDIAVTVSVAAGDDVAACRDRLRPQLALYVGGMGSRDRNFYKDLAVRYGYEQEANAIQDAYLDGHRDEAVAAVPDGLIDDVCLVGPVDRIIDRLDAWKASHVDTLILGTDQPEVLQALRDAVD